DNA sequence from the Oceanipulchritudo coccoides genome:
TGAGGGACGCCCCAATGAAGGTTCCGGTGGCCCCGCCAATCAGCGTGCCAGTGAGGAAGGAAAATCCCCCAACGGAAGCATCGACAACGGCCCCAACTCCAGCCCCCATCACAGCCGATGCAAAAACAGCCTGCTTCCGCGTCAATCCCAGTCCAAAACTTTTCCACATCCCGGTGCTTGTCAGCGGGGCGTCGAGGACTGGCGAATTGAAAGTGGCCTTGCGATGCCTGAATAGGGCCTTGGCATCGCTTCGGAAAGATTCCTCAATACGGTTGAGATTTCGGTTTAATTTATCGCGGGAGGCCGCCTCCCCTTTCCTTGATGAGCCACGGCACTCCAGGATCTTCCGCAGAGTGTCCAACATCATCCGTGCCAAATCTTCCAGGCGCGCTTCCCAGTCAGCCTCCAACGCGTCACGGACAGCCTGGATCTCCTCACGCGAGCCGATGCAGCAACGCCCCAGCGTTTCCAGCAGGTTCAGACGCTCGCGGATTCCAGCCGTCATGGGCTGATAGGTATCCACTGCCCCGATCTCGCGCTGCAACAATGTGACCCACTCATCCGTAAAATCGTTCTCACCGGGTTTCTGGTTGATCAGGGCAACCCGAACCGCTCCCGTCAGCCGGATGATTTCCAGCTGCTTGCGATCGTCTTCGATGGGTCGGCGATTGGAGGCTGCAACATAAACGACAATTGCCCCCTCATGAATCGGCCGCATCAATTCCATGTCACGTTGCCAATCCGCCTTTCCTGAGTGTTCCTCGACAAATGCCTCGGCGAGGTTCCCCACTCCCTGTCCAGCCTGGCGTGTGAACCAGTAATGCATTTCATCCGTTTCCTCAAATCCCGGAGTATCCCAAACCTCAAGAAGGACCTCCCCGTTTCGATCAAAGAGCCGGTGCCGATGGGCCTTGCGCGTCGTGCCGGGCTCCGGTCCGATGACGGCGTCCTCGTCCTCAATGAGGTTCGAGACCACAGTTGTCTTACCATCGTTTGTCTCGCCGATAACAATGACTTCGACGCTCATGGAGCCTCCTCCGCTTTCGTATCAGGTTCATTTCCTGCGAGCATGGAAACCACATCCGTATTGAAGTCACCCCATCGCCGAATGCTCTTGAGCCATATTTTTTCGCGATCCTGTAGTGAATTCTGGCTACTTCCTGTAAGAATGAAGACAACTCCTGCCTGGGGACCGATGATTTCCCGAATTAAAGCCAACCTGCTCCGGTAAGCTTGCTTTGGATTTTGCCCACTGTCCACAATGTGCAAGACACGATCGGCATGGTCAAACGGCAACCAGTCCTTCGTGGACTCTTGAATCCTGCCGCGCAGCTGCTCACGACCCTCAGCTGATTGGCCAAGGCGGATCCAACGGCAATCAGCCAGTTGGAACCTTTCACGCAAACGTTCCGAGAGGTCATCCTCCCTGCCTTGAATAATGGATTCAAGGCTGACAATCAGTCCCACATCATGATCGCGCTGCTTTCGAGACTTTTCCGGCATGTGAGGAGCCATTGTGGGCTCACTATTAAACTCAGAAGGATCGGGGCTATCCTGGTCAATCCCTGTACGAAGAAGCATCCCATCCAGGATCCGCGTAAAACGGAGGGCAGAAAAATCCTCCTTGGAGACCAGCCAGCGAAGCCGGGTCCCCTCAAGGACCAGGACAACTAGACGTGGTAGGATCGCGTAAACCAAAATGGCCAGCATCAGAAAGAGCGCCCATGCCTCCCATCCGGATTGGACCAAGGGAACCGGCTGGCCAAACCAGCTTTGGGTCGCAGCAATTTGTTCTTCGCTCGGTCCGGAAAAGACCCATCGCCAGGGCAAACCGATCCAGTATGCAGCCCGGCTGACTCTCTCAGCCGAGACAACGCTGCTGAGCGTGGTGCCCCAAGTAAAAGCCGCGCTGCGGGTCAACAACTGGATTACAAACCAGATCCAGAATCCAGCCAGATAGGCTAACACCCCCCTTTGGATCAGCATACTGAACCAGGTGGCAATGATTCGCCCGCGCCTAAGCAGGACAAATTTGAGCACCTCTGCGATTGGAATAGCCTCCCTTACACCCGTTTCCCATGACTCAGCGAAACGGCGACTCAGCCCAAGAAAGAGCATGACCACCGGATGCCAGAGACGTTGAGGGCGGCTGATTGCAGAGGAAGCAATTCCCGGTATGAATTGAACACAAAGCGCCGCCAAAAAAAGCAAGGGAAGAATCACGTGCGTCAGGAAAACACCCATTACATTCACGGAATTTCCCAATTGTGACCAGAATGAGTGCACCAGCAGACCAAGGATAAAACCGCCCCAAAGGACCATTCGCCCCGTCTTTTGCACTGACTCGAGTAGATCATTGCCTGAGTTGTCACCGTGCACGCCAGCCCACTTGCTCTCCATCCATTGACGCAGTAGGCGCCTGCGTTGCCATTCATGGATATCCCCATGGCGTTGCTGCATTTCTTCCAGAATGCCTTGGTTGGCCGCGTTCTCCATGCGCTCGCGGCCGGAAAGACGGGCCTGTTCATGTCTGTAAGCAAGCACCTCCAACCGCAGGACATCAGCCAGTCCCCAATCCTTGTCCACGGTTTTACGACCGAATAGCATGCCCTGACATTGCCTGTCTCGGGATAATTAGGCAATCGAAGAAAATCCGGGATTTTTCACCTGCATCTTGCGGATTTCCATAAACCGGACAGAATTTTCACATGAAGCAATTATCTCTCTACCGTCTATTCCTGCCCATGGCTGTCCTGTGTGGCTTCGTTTCAATCGCTTCTGCAGAGAAGCAGGTCATTACTGAGGCCGATCAGTTACCAAGAATTGCCTTCCCCTTTGATGGGAATGTGATTGAGCTTCTGAATGACCAAAAGGCTCTTGATGAGTATTTCTCCAAGCTCCGGACTGAGATTGAGCGGCAGCTGGAAGAGTTTGACATTCAGGACAAGGCCACTGTTCGCGGCTATATTTCCACGTTGCGGACGCTCGACATATTGGAGGGCAACTACGATGCCGCCCTCGAGAAGATTCAGGAAATCCGCGAAATGTTCGACAAGCCGTCCGACAAGCTCACCTCCGGTCTTATCACCGAGGCCCTCATTGAGGTGTACATGGATGGCAAGGCTCAATCCCCGGAATCCGTCGCAGACCGGTTTATTCAAGCCTATAAACCAAAAGTAATCGAGCTGCCGTGGGATATTGTTCAGGACGACATTGAGCAGACAAATGGCACCTTCCAGTATCTTTCCGAAGCCCTGTATCTTGGCGGCTTGGAAAACTCCATGCAAAACACGGTTGATAACAACAAGGAGCTCGCACTGGGCGATGTAGCTTCTCTTGCCTCCGTCCGGTACATGTTGGATAATGTCCTCCCCCTGAAGGAACAGATTGTCGCGGTCACAACTGATTACATCGCGGACAACCGGGTGGAAAAAGCCGACATCTGGGCTGATCGCAGCGTGGATCTCACGAGCAGTGAAAACCTGACGCCAGTCATCATCGCCATCAGCGATAGCGGGGTCGATGCCGCAATCTTTGAGGCCACCGGACAAATGTGGGTCAATGAAAACGAAATTCCCGGTGATGGGATTGACAATGATGAGAATGGGTTTGTTGACGATGTAAATGGGCCTGCATGGGACCTGGATGGCTATCGGACGACGGGCAACTTGTATCCGCTAACGGAAGAGCAACTGACCGCATACCCGGAAGAATTGGATTTCGTGAAGGGCCTCCTTGACCTTCAGGCTGCCGTTGATTCAGACGAGGCCAAATCCACCCGCGAGAAAATGGCCGCTCTGACCCGTGAGGAATACAAACCCTTTGTGGAAAACCTGAGCCTGAACGGAAATTATACACATGGAACGCATGTAGCCGGTATCGCCGCAGCGGGAAACCCGGCAGCAAGAATTCTCAACTCGCGCATCACTTTCGGACACGAAATTATTCCTGATAAACCCACTTTGGAGGATTCCATCCGGTCAAGCGAGGAGGTCATGGCGATGGTACAATACTTCAAGGATGCCGGGGTCCGCGTGGTCAACATGAGCTGGGGCGGCAGCCAAGCTGGACTGGAGTATGCGCTCGAAGCAAATGGCGTGGGTGATAACCCCGAGCAGCGTGCGGAAATCGCCCGGGTGCTATTTGATATTGGGTATGACTCACTCGTTGAAGCCATGGCCAGCGCCCCGGAAATTCTCTTTATCCCAGCTGCTGGAAACTCCGACAATGACGTGGACTTCAACAAGATTATTCCTAGTTCCATTGACCTTTCGAATGTACTGGTTGTTGGTGCCGTCGATCAAGCTGGTGACGAAACGGGTTTCACCAGTTACGGGAAGAACATCCGTGTACACGCCAATGGTTTTGAAGTGGAGAGCCCGGTCCCGGGTGGTCGGCTCATGAAGTTTTCCGGCACCTCGATGTCGGCACCAAATGTCACCAATCTTGCCGCCAAGTTGCTCGCCATTGATCCAAGCCTGACTCCCGAGGAAGTGATTCAGTTTATTCAACTCGGTGTCGAGACCTCAGAGGATGGACGCCGTTTCCTGATCCACCCAAAGAAGTCGGTGGCCCTGCTCCAGTTGAGTAACATGCAGCTCTAGCGATGTGCCCGGTCTGGCCGGGCTTCACTAATCAAGCCGCTCTTCAAGGCCCTTGAGATCCCCCGGCAGCGGGGACTCAAAACGCAGCTCTTTACCACTTTCCGGATGCTTGAGCCCAATCGTGCAGGCATGAAGGGCTTGCCGGCGAAATCCATATGGAAGTGTGGCGCCCTTGCGTTCAACCGCCTTTCTTGTAGCGGAATTATAAAGACGGTCACCAACAAGCGACAATCCCTCCGCAGCGGCTTGAATGCGTATCTGGTGCTTCAGCCCGGTTTCCAGGCGGATGCGGACTTTTGTCACACGGTGACGCTCGAAAATATGTTCAGTCTCGTAGTGGGTCACGGCTTCTGTCGATCCCTCGACAGGTTTGTTGTAAAGCGACTGGTGGTAGCCTGCGTGGTCCAGCTTCAGATAATGGCGCCAAGTGCCACTCTCGGCGCGTGCTCGTCCGTCACAGAAAGCAATGTATTCGCGAAGGAGCGTGTGCTTCCTCAACTGGTCGATGAGGTGTGCTCGCGCATCCGGATTCATGGCCAGGCACAAGAGCCCACTCGTGTATTGGTCGAGCCGATGCACCGGGAGAGGCATGACCTTGCCGGGTGCGCCAAAGATCCGCCTGCGTGTCCCCTCGCCTTTCGGATCGTTGAGATAATCACCGAGAATACTTAATGCCGATTCGCCACCTTGCCCTTCAACCGGAACGGAAAGAACCCCCGCATCCTTGTTCACAATCGCAAGGCTCTCATCCATATAGAGTACCGTCAGCTTCGGATGAATCCGCTTCCTCCGAACCCATGAAAATACAGATGTGTCCGGAGCGCCCATGGTGAGTGAATCCCC
Encoded proteins:
- a CDS encoding DUF2868 domain-containing protein translates to MLFGRKTVDKDWGLADVLRLEVLAYRHEQARLSGRERMENAANQGILEEMQQRHGDIHEWQRRRLLRQWMESKWAGVHGDNSGNDLLESVQKTGRMVLWGGFILGLLVHSFWSQLGNSVNVMGVFLTHVILPLLFLAALCVQFIPGIASSAISRPQRLWHPVVMLFLGLSRRFAESWETGVREAIPIAEVLKFVLLRRGRIIATWFSMLIQRGVLAYLAGFWIWFVIQLLTRSAAFTWGTTLSSVVSAERVSRAAYWIGLPWRWVFSGPSEEQIAATQSWFGQPVPLVQSGWEAWALFLMLAILVYAILPRLVVLVLEGTRLRWLVSKEDFSALRFTRILDGMLLRTGIDQDSPDPSEFNSEPTMAPHMPEKSRKQRDHDVGLIVSLESIIQGREDDLSERLRERFQLADCRWIRLGQSAEGREQLRGRIQESTKDWLPFDHADRVLHIVDSGQNPKQAYRSRLALIREIIGPQAGVVFILTGSSQNSLQDREKIWLKSIRRWGDFNTDVVSMLAGNEPDTKAEEAP
- a CDS encoding DUF3482 domain-containing protein → MSVEVIVIGETNDGKTTVVSNLIEDEDAVIGPEPGTTRKAHRHRLFDRNGEVLLEVWDTPGFEETDEMHYWFTRQAGQGVGNLAEAFVEEHSGKADWQRDMELMRPIHEGAIVVYVAASNRRPIEDDRKQLEIIRLTGAVRVALINQKPGENDFTDEWVTLLQREIGAVDTYQPMTAGIRERLNLLETLGRCCIGSREEIQAVRDALEADWEARLEDLARMMLDTLRKILECRGSSRKGEAASRDKLNRNLNRIEESFRSDAKALFRHRKATFNSPVLDAPLTSTGMWKSFGLGLTRKQAVFASAVMGAGVGAVVDASVGGFSFLTGTLIGGATGTFIGASLIYSPVSANFGDNQVVTKVQAKSNLPNVLMDRLLIFGRLLIRISHGIRSEEALRIEVDSSTDASNSRLRNWSSKEREAFSRLVAELDKANPREDKVYGSEREVLIKSIVRELAI
- a CDS encoding S8 family serine peptidase, coding for MKQLSLYRLFLPMAVLCGFVSIASAEKQVITEADQLPRIAFPFDGNVIELLNDQKALDEYFSKLRTEIERQLEEFDIQDKATVRGYISTLRTLDILEGNYDAALEKIQEIREMFDKPSDKLTSGLITEALIEVYMDGKAQSPESVADRFIQAYKPKVIELPWDIVQDDIEQTNGTFQYLSEALYLGGLENSMQNTVDNNKELALGDVASLASVRYMLDNVLPLKEQIVAVTTDYIADNRVEKADIWADRSVDLTSSENLTPVIIAISDSGVDAAIFEATGQMWVNENEIPGDGIDNDENGFVDDVNGPAWDLDGYRTTGNLYPLTEEQLTAYPEELDFVKGLLDLQAAVDSDEAKSTREKMAALTREEYKPFVENLSLNGNYTHGTHVAGIAAAGNPAARILNSRITFGHEIIPDKPTLEDSIRSSEEVMAMVQYFKDAGVRVVNMSWGGSQAGLEYALEANGVGDNPEQRAEIARVLFDIGYDSLVEAMASAPEILFIPAAGNSDNDVDFNKIIPSSIDLSNVLVVGAVDQAGDETGFTSYGKNIRVHANGFEVESPVPGGRLMKFSGTSMSAPNVTNLAAKLLAIDPSLTPEEVIQFIQLGVETSEDGRRFLIHPKKSVALLQLSNMQL
- a CDS encoding RluA family pseudouridine synthase; this translates as MKAESTSSDQRPLLEWAARLCPDSPRKRVKEWIASGRFYLDGEVVTKAGLRIEDPGDSLTMGAPDTSVFSWVRRKRIHPKLTVLYMDESLAIVNKDAGVLSVPVEGQGGESALSILGDYLNDPKGEGTRRRIFGAPGKVMPLPVHRLDQYTSGLLCLAMNPDARAHLIDQLRKHTLLREYIAFCDGRARAESGTWRHYLKLDHAGYHQSLYNKPVEGSTEAVTHYETEHIFERHRVTKVRIRLETGLKHQIRIQAAAEGLSLVGDRLYNSATRKAVERKGATLPYGFRRQALHACTIGLKHPESGKELRFESPLPGDLKGLEERLD